One window from the genome of Paraclostridium sordellii encodes:
- a CDS encoding DUF3786 domain-containing protein, translating into MKNDLNEGNYKLVLENLIMKFKSLNPIVISKLTNSFYNNKSNTFKLRFLDSNIYIHYPSGVIYKNNKKLNEDISLNILVIRFLINGIYKNQTNIYLSYKETAGGYVYYSNFKSRTIKYFINKYKDDFNLLKKHMEKIKAEKLDMGDISYKVRFLNEIYVVFILWYGDEEFEAEGNILFDYNINSYFNAEDLAVIPDIILNNLK; encoded by the coding sequence TCATGAAATTCAAGTCTTTAAATCCAATAGTGATATCAAAACTAACAAATTCTTTTTACAATAATAAAAGTAATACCTTTAAGCTCAGATTTTTAGATAGTAATATATATATTCATTATCCAAGTGGAGTGATTTATAAAAATAATAAAAAGTTAAATGAAGATATATCTTTAAATATATTAGTTATAAGATTTTTAATTAATGGTATATATAAAAATCAAACTAATATATATTTATCATATAAGGAAACAGCTGGAGGCTATGTTTACTATTCAAACTTTAAGTCAAGAACTATAAAATATTTTATAAATAAATACAAGGATGATTTCAATTTACTAAAAAAACACATGGAAAAAATTAAAGCTGAAAAACTAGACATGGGAGATATATCTTATAAAGTAAGGTTTTTAAATGAAATATATGTTGTATTTATTTTATGGTATGGGGACGAAGAATTTGAAGCTGAAGGAAATATATTATTTGATTACAATATTAATAGCTACTTTAATGCAGAAGATTTAGCTGTAATACCAGATATAATATTAAATAATTTAAAATAA
- a CDS encoding NUDIX hydrolase: MNFIEVIKKYEPINEQEINDKSLILKCINEYENILSRENELCHMTSSGFIVNKNRDKVLMIHHNIYNSWGWTGGHADGDSDLLHVAIKEAREETGLKNVRPITNEICSIEILPVSAHVKKGKYVSAHLHLSIAYILEADESEKVHIKADENSGVKWICMNQIESYVNEKHMISVYNKLIKKAKSL; encoded by the coding sequence ATGAATTTTATAGAAGTTATAAAAAAGTATGAACCTATTAATGAGCAAGAAATAAATGATAAAAGTTTAATATTAAAATGCATTAATGAATATGAAAATATATTAAGTAGAGAAAATGAACTTTGTCATATGACTAGTTCTGGATTTATAGTAAATAAAAATAGAGATAAGGTACTTATGATTCATCATAATATATATAATTCATGGGGATGGACAGGTGGTCATGCAGATGGAGATTCGGATTTATTACATGTAGCTATAAAAGAAGCTAGAGAAGAAACAGGATTAAAAAATGTAAGACCTATAACAAATGAAATATGCTCGATTGAAATTTTGCCAGTAAGTGCGCATGTAAAAAAAGGTAAATATGTATCAGCTCATTTACATCTATCTATTGCCTATATATTAGAAGCAGATGAAAGTGAAAAAGTACATATAAAAGCAGATGAAAATAGTGGCGTTAAATGGATATGTATGAATCAAATAGAATCTTATGTGAATGAAAAACACATGATAAGTGTTTATAATAAACTTATAAAAAAAGCTAAATCATTATAA